In Kitasatospora sp. NBC_00240, the following are encoded in one genomic region:
- a CDS encoding fumarate reductase/succinate dehydrogenase flavoprotein subunit → MSTTEALRIPDLAEARHLTCDVLVIGGGTAGSMAALSAAENGADVLLLEKAHVRHSGALAMGMDGVNNAVVPGRAEPDDYVAEITRANDGIVDQRTVRQTATRGFAMVQRLEKYGVKFEKDEYGEYQVRQVHRSGSYVLPMPEGKDVKKVLYRVLRRREMRERITIENRVMPVRVLTSGGRAVGAAGFDTRSGEFVTVSAGAVVLATGPCGRLGLPASGYLYGTYENPTNAGDGYAMAYHAGAELSGIECFQINPLMKDYNGPACAYVANPFGSYQVNRHGERFVDSDYWSGQMMAEFAAELESDRGPVYLRTTHLPEESVQALESILHTTERPSRGTFHAGRGHDYRTHDVEMHISEIGLCGGHSASGVWVDENAATTVPGLYAAGDLACVPHNYMIGAFVFGDLAGTHATAHLPAERAELPPDQVKEAHELVYRPLRNPDGPPQPQVEYKLRRFVNDYVAPPKTGSRLSVALEHFERMRGEIAGMGGRTPHELMRCVEVDFIRDCAELAARSSLARTESRWGLYHERIDHPGKDDESWFSHLNVRKHPSGAMEFLTRPVAPYLVPVEGLEPPGGEITVIGEVHAMPVGRTGTGAAPAATATGVADGPQGGAPAAPRLLDLLRLAEEQPTLARLLPYLDDPAADVRRTALSVLTEAAPEGTGTELARALADRDGSVRAAAVAGLRELVEVLDAAALAEPLRAAAGSADPAVRAGALDVARSLRTGSSGGFAAALTDPEVPVRLQAVHGLVSLDAAGPLARAAEDAAREVRVAVGEGLGTIGDPAATPVLVRLAGDPDPLVRAAALQGAAGIGCPPPLDALAAAPDEAWQVRKAAAAALGRTGSAGLAPLLALLTDGHMDVRRAAVRALAPQSGTPAVAEALRARLADSDADVRAYARIALRPAG, encoded by the coding sequence ATGTCGACCACCGAAGCCCTGCGGATCCCCGACCTGGCCGAGGCCCGCCACCTGACCTGCGACGTCCTGGTGATCGGCGGCGGCACGGCCGGCTCGATGGCCGCGCTCAGCGCCGCCGAGAACGGCGCGGACGTGCTGCTGCTGGAGAAGGCGCACGTCCGGCACTCCGGCGCGCTCGCGATGGGCATGGACGGCGTCAACAACGCCGTCGTGCCCGGCCGGGCCGAGCCGGACGACTACGTCGCCGAGATCACCCGCGCCAACGACGGCATCGTCGACCAGCGGACCGTCCGGCAGACCGCCACCCGCGGCTTCGCGATGGTGCAGCGGCTGGAGAAGTACGGCGTGAAGTTCGAGAAGGACGAGTACGGCGAGTACCAGGTCCGCCAGGTGCACCGGTCCGGCAGCTACGTGCTGCCGATGCCGGAGGGCAAGGACGTCAAGAAGGTGCTGTACCGGGTGCTGCGCCGGCGCGAGATGCGCGAGCGGATCACCATCGAGAACCGGGTGATGCCGGTGCGGGTGCTCACCTCGGGCGGCCGGGCCGTCGGCGCGGCCGGGTTCGACACCCGCAGCGGGGAGTTCGTCACCGTCTCGGCCGGCGCGGTGGTCCTCGCCACCGGCCCCTGCGGCCGGCTCGGCCTGCCCGCCAGCGGCTACCTGTACGGCACCTACGAGAACCCCACCAACGCCGGGGACGGCTACGCGATGGCGTACCACGCGGGCGCCGAGCTGAGCGGCATCGAGTGCTTCCAGATCAACCCGCTGATGAAGGACTACAACGGCCCGGCCTGCGCGTACGTGGCCAACCCGTTCGGCAGCTACCAGGTCAACCGGCACGGCGAGCGGTTCGTCGACTCCGACTACTGGTCGGGGCAGATGATGGCCGAGTTCGCCGCCGAGCTGGAGTCCGACCGGGGGCCGGTGTACCTGCGCACCACCCACCTGCCGGAGGAGTCCGTGCAGGCGCTGGAGTCCATCCTGCACACCACCGAGCGCCCCAGCCGGGGCACCTTCCACGCCGGTCGGGGGCACGACTACCGCACCCACGACGTGGAGATGCACATCTCGGAGATCGGCCTCTGCGGCGGGCACTCCGCCTCCGGCGTCTGGGTGGACGAGAACGCCGCGACCACCGTGCCCGGCCTGTACGCGGCCGGCGACCTCGCCTGCGTCCCGCACAACTACATGATCGGCGCCTTCGTCTTCGGCGACCTGGCCGGCACCCACGCCACCGCCCACCTGCCCGCCGAGCGCGCCGAACTGCCCCCGGACCAGGTCAAGGAGGCGCACGAGCTGGTCTACCGCCCGCTGCGCAACCCGGACGGCCCGCCGCAGCCGCAGGTCGAGTACAAGCTGCGCCGCTTCGTGAACGACTACGTCGCCCCGCCGAAGACCGGCTCGCGGCTCTCCGTCGCGCTGGAGCACTTCGAGCGGATGCGCGGAGAGATCGCCGGCATGGGCGGACGCACCCCGCACGAGCTGATGCGCTGCGTGGAGGTCGACTTCATCCGGGACTGCGCCGAACTCGCCGCCCGCTCCTCGCTCGCCCGCACCGAGAGCCGCTGGGGCCTCTACCACGAGCGGATCGACCACCCCGGCAAGGACGACGAGAGCTGGTTCAGCCACCTCAACGTCCGCAAGCACCCCTCCGGGGCGATGGAGTTCCTGACCCGGCCGGTGGCGCCCTACCTCGTCCCGGTGGAGGGACTGGAGCCGCCCGGCGGCGAGATCACCGTGATCGGCGAGGTGCACGCGATGCCGGTCGGGCGCACCGGCACGGGCGCCGCCCCGGCCGCGACGGCCACCGGCGTGGCCGACGGGCCGCAGGGCGGCGCCCCGGCCGCCCCGCGCCTGCTCGACCTGCTCCGGCTGGCCGAGGAGCAGCCGACGCTGGCCCGCCTGCTGCCCTACCTCGACGACCCGGCGGCGGACGTCCGCCGCACCGCCCTGAGCGTCCTCACCGAGGCCGCGCCGGAGGGCACCGGCACCGAACTGGCCCGCGCGCTGGCCGACCGGGACGGCTCCGTCCGGGCGGCGGCGGTCGCCGGGCTGCGCGAACTGGTCGAGGTGCTGGACGCGGCCGCGCTGGCCGAGCCGCTGCGGGCGGCCGCCGGCTCCGCCGACCCGGCCGTCCGGGCCGGCGCGCTGGACGTCGCGCGCTCGCTGCGGACGGGCAGCTCCGGGGGTTTCGCCGCCGCACTGACCGACCCCGAGGTCCCGGTCCGGCTGCAGGCCGTGCACGGCCTGGTCTCGCTGGACGCGGCCGGCCCGCTGGCCCGCGCCGCCGAGGACGCCGCCCGCGAGGTACGGGTGGCCGTCGGCGAGGGCCTGGGCACCATCGGCGACCCGGCGGCCACGCCGGTGCTGGTCCGGCTGGCCGGCGACCCGGACCCGCTGGTGCGGGCCGCCGCCCTGCAGGGCGCCGCCGGGATCGGCTGCCCGCCGCCGCTGGACGCCCTGGCGGCCGCGCCGGACGAGGCCTGGCAGGTCCGCAAGGCGGCGGCCGCTGCCCTGGGCCGGACCGGATCGGCTGGCCTGGCGCCGCTGCTGGCCCTGCTCACCGACGGGCACATGGATGTCCGCCGGGCCGCCGTCCGGGCGCTGGCCCCGCAGTCCGGCACCCCGGCCGTGGCCGAGGCCCTGCGGGCCCGGCTGGCCGACTCCGACGCCGACGTCCGCGCGTACGCCCGGATCGCCCTGCGCCCGGCCGGCTGA
- a CDS encoding DUF4349 domain-containing protein, producing MGAAGRRPGAVAAAVLAVAVLIGGCSAEAGGRSSADSAKAPVQAPQAADAAGKAAGAAPAAPATGGAAGAEPAPAVTADSRLIAYTAQLTLVAKDLDQAMAQARGLAAGAGGYVGKETVSGAAGSGAPGGERDSGPLGGQIVLKVPSGSYQKTLDQLAALGKVVSRNSQADDLTQQVVDVASRVQSQQASVERVRALMAQAKSLADVVSLEAELSRRQADLESLQKQQTELTAKTSLSTITLELRRETAAPPPAEQAKKKDGFWAAVGKALGGGWHVLSTIAKGLLIALAAVAPFLLVLAPLGWMLWYLARRRKAARPAGAPQAPPRDPWSTPGDGPDPQ from the coding sequence ATGGGAGCAGCAGGACGCAGACCGGGGGCGGTGGCGGCGGCGGTGCTGGCCGTCGCGGTACTGATCGGCGGGTGCTCCGCCGAGGCGGGCGGCAGGTCCTCGGCGGACTCGGCCAAGGCCCCGGTCCAGGCGCCGCAGGCGGCCGACGCCGCCGGGAAGGCCGCCGGCGCCGCGCCCGCCGCGCCGGCCACCGGGGGCGCGGCCGGCGCGGAGCCGGCCCCGGCGGTGACCGCCGACAGCCGCCTGATCGCCTACACCGCCCAGCTGACGCTGGTGGCCAAGGACCTCGACCAGGCGATGGCCCAGGCCCGTGGCCTGGCGGCCGGCGCCGGCGGCTACGTCGGCAAGGAGACGGTCAGCGGGGCGGCCGGCTCCGGCGCCCCCGGCGGTGAGCGCGACAGCGGCCCGCTGGGCGGCCAGATCGTGCTGAAGGTGCCCTCCGGCTCCTACCAGAAGACGCTGGACCAGCTGGCCGCCCTGGGCAAGGTGGTCTCGCGCAACAGCCAGGCCGACGACCTCACCCAGCAGGTGGTCGACGTCGCCAGCCGGGTGCAGAGCCAGCAGGCGAGCGTGGAGCGGGTGCGCGCGCTGATGGCGCAGGCGAAGTCGCTCGCCGACGTGGTGTCGCTGGAGGCCGAGCTGAGCCGCCGGCAGGCGGACCTGGAGTCGCTGCAGAAGCAGCAGACGGAGCTGACGGCGAAGACCTCGCTCTCCACCATCACGCTGGAGCTGCGGCGGGAGACGGCCGCTCCGCCGCCGGCCGAGCAGGCGAAGAAGAAGGACGGCTTCTGGGCCGCGGTGGGCAAGGCGCTGGGCGGCGGCTGGCACGTGCTGTCGACGATCGCCAAGGGCCTGCTGATCGCCCTGGCGGCCGTGGCGCCCTTCCTGCTGGTGCTGGCGCCGCTGGGCTGGATGCTCTGGTACCTCGCCCGCCGGCGGAAGGCCGCCCGCCCGGCCGGCGCGCCGCAGGCGCCCCCGCGCGACCCCTGGTCGACGCCCGGGGACGGCCCCGACCCGCAGTGA
- the hemE gene encoding uroporphyrinogen decarboxylase yields MSETTADTTGQQPPARRGAAYDSAFLRACRREPVPHTPVWFMRQAGRSLPEYLKVREGIPMLESCMRPELVKEITLQPVRRHKVDAAIFFSDIVVPLKAIGIDVDIKPGIGPVIADPIRTPEDLKRLRNLEPDDVPYITEAVGLLVDELGPTPLIGFAGAPYTLASYLVEGGPSKNHENTKAMMYGQPELWAELVDRLADITAAFLKVQIEAGASAVQLFDSWVGALAPDDYRRSVMPASTKVFDAVAGYGVPRIHFGVGTGELLGLMGQAGADVVGVDWRVPLNVAAERVGHGKALQGNLDPAVLFAPTRAVETKAREVLHAAQALGSSGHIFNLGHGVLPSMDPDALSRLVAFVHETSAR; encoded by the coding sequence GTGAGCGAGACAACGGCAGACACCACCGGTCAGCAGCCCCCCGCGCGCCGCGGCGCCGCGTACGACTCAGCGTTCCTGCGCGCCTGCCGGCGGGAGCCGGTGCCGCACACCCCGGTGTGGTTCATGCGCCAGGCCGGGCGCTCGCTGCCGGAGTACCTGAAGGTCCGCGAGGGCATCCCCATGCTGGAGTCCTGCATGCGGCCCGAGCTGGTCAAGGAGATCACCCTGCAGCCGGTGCGCCGGCACAAGGTGGACGCGGCGATCTTCTTCAGCGACATCGTGGTGCCGCTCAAGGCGATCGGCATCGACGTCGACATCAAGCCGGGCATCGGCCCGGTCATCGCCGACCCGATCCGCACCCCCGAGGACCTCAAGCGGCTGCGGAACCTGGAGCCGGACGACGTCCCCTACATCACCGAGGCCGTCGGCCTGCTGGTGGACGAGCTCGGCCCCACCCCGCTGATCGGGTTCGCCGGCGCCCCGTACACGCTGGCCAGCTACCTGGTGGAGGGCGGGCCGTCGAAGAACCACGAGAACACCAAGGCCATGATGTACGGCCAGCCGGAGCTGTGGGCCGAGCTGGTCGACCGCCTCGCCGACATCACCGCGGCCTTCCTGAAGGTGCAGATCGAGGCCGGCGCCTCGGCCGTTCAGCTCTTCGACTCCTGGGTCGGCGCGCTCGCCCCGGACGACTACCGCCGCTCCGTGATGCCGGCCAGCACCAAGGTGTTCGACGCGGTCGCCGGGTACGGCGTGCCGCGGATCCACTTCGGCGTCGGCACCGGCGAACTGCTCGGGCTGATGGGCCAGGCCGGTGCGGACGTGGTCGGCGTCGACTGGCGGGTGCCGCTGAACGTCGCCGCCGAGCGGGTCGGCCACGGCAAGGCCCTGCAGGGCAACCTCGACCCCGCGGTGCTCTTCGCCCCGACCCGCGCGGTGGAGACCAAGGCCCGCGAGGTGCTGCACGCCGCCCAGGCGCTCGGCAGCAGCGGCCACATCTTCAACCTCGGCCACGGCGTGCTGCCCAGCATGGACCCGGACGCGCTGAGCCGCCTGGTCGCCTTCGTGCACGAGACCAGCGCGCGCTGA
- a CDS encoding DUF3000 domain-containing protein, whose translation MAAVGGHPAQGGGTGKESAPIEFRDAVEALSGARLRPEVQLSPAPAPRRLAPYAFALTASVEVDGEELADGRIVLLHDPAGQEAWHGDFRVVTMTRAELEPEMAADPMLSEVGWAWLLDALQAHGAGYAEAGGTVTRCASQYFGALADRPSSTEIEIRASWTPSDGRFERHLAAWGELLCAGAGLPPVPSSPQNAPDAPSLGGVVPMPARRRPRSH comes from the coding sequence ATGGCAGCGGTCGGCGGGCACCCCGCACAAGGTGGAGGAACGGGCAAGGAGTCGGCGCCGATCGAGTTCCGCGACGCGGTCGAGGCGCTGAGCGGAGCGAGGCTCCGCCCCGAGGTGCAGCTCTCCCCTGCCCCGGCGCCGCGCCGGCTGGCCCCGTACGCGTTCGCGCTGACCGCCTCGGTCGAGGTGGACGGCGAGGAGCTGGCGGACGGGCGGATCGTGCTGCTGCACGACCCGGCCGGCCAGGAGGCCTGGCACGGCGACTTCCGGGTGGTCACGATGACCCGGGCCGAGCTGGAGCCGGAGATGGCCGCCGACCCGATGCTGTCCGAGGTCGGCTGGGCCTGGCTGCTGGACGCCCTGCAGGCGCACGGCGCCGGCTACGCGGAGGCGGGCGGCACGGTGACCCGGTGCGCCTCGCAGTACTTCGGCGCGCTCGCGGACCGGCCGTCCTCGACCGAGATCGAGATCAGGGCGTCCTGGACGCCGTCCGACGGGCGCTTCGAGCGCCACCTGGCGGCCTGGGGCGAGCTGCTCTGCGCCGGCGCCGGGCTGCCGCCCGTCCCGTCCTCGCCGCAGAACGCCCCGGACGCCCCGTCACTCGGTGGAGTGGTCCCGATGCCCGCCCGGCGTCGTCCGCGTTCGCACTGA
- a CDS encoding response regulator transcription factor, with protein sequence MSVLLEHPANVVAYRPTKPTAMVVIADPRVRNTVTRHLWALGVRDVIEVSSIAEARPRVSTPRDICVADVHLPDGSGLTILAETRAAGWPNGLALSAADDIGAVRSALAGGVKGYVVTGTRTNIAMPGRPGMPLGTGGLAGRMRRPGMPGVPGTAGAPGAPGAPGAPGTQQSAYRELSGREVEVLRLVAEGQSNKAIGVAMGLSALTVKSHLARIARKLGTGDRAGMVAVALRTGIIH encoded by the coding sequence GTGTCGGTCCTTCTTGAGCACCCCGCAAACGTGGTCGCCTACCGTCCGACGAAGCCCACCGCCATGGTGGTCATCGCTGATCCCCGAGTCCGAAACACCGTCACCCGCCACCTGTGGGCGCTCGGCGTCCGGGACGTCATCGAGGTCTCCTCGATCGCCGAGGCCCGCCCCCGGGTCTCGACGCCCCGCGACATCTGCGTCGCAGACGTCCACCTCCCGGACGGCTCCGGGCTGACCATCCTCGCCGAGACCCGCGCCGCGGGCTGGCCCAACGGCCTCGCGCTCTCCGCCGCCGACGACATCGGCGCGGTCCGCAGCGCGCTGGCCGGCGGCGTCAAGGGTTACGTGGTCACCGGTACCCGTACCAACATCGCCATGCCGGGCCGGCCCGGCATGCCCCTCGGCACCGGCGGCCTGGCCGGCCGGATGCGGCGCCCCGGCATGCCGGGAGTCCCCGGAACCGCCGGAGCCCCCGGCGCCCCGGGTGCTCCCGGTGCTCCCGGGACGCAGCAGTCCGCCTACCGGGAGCTCTCCGGCCGCGAGGTCGAGGTCCTGCGACTGGTGGCGGAGGGCCAGTCCAACAAGGCGATCGGAGTCGCCATGGGCCTGTCCGCCCTCACCGTGAAGAGCCACCTCGCCCGGATCGCCCGCAAGCTGGGCACCGGCGACCGGGCCGGCATGGTCGCGGTCGCGCTGCGCACCGGCATCATCCACTGA
- a CDS encoding ribonuclease D codes for MTDAVAAIPEETAPVPLLEPREGIPPVVADAKALAATVAAFAAGTGPVAVDAERASGYRYGQRAYLIQLRRAGSGTALIDPIACPDLGELGEALADAEWVVHAATQDLPCLAEVGMKPRLLFDTELAGRIAGFPRVGLGPMTESVLGLTLAKEHSAVDWSTRPLPEPWLRYAALDVEVLVELRNALEQELDAQGKLGWAMEEFAAIANAPKPAPRVDPWRRTSQLHKVRRRRQLAVVRELWLARDRMAQDRDVSPGRVLSDAAIVNAALAVPLNLAALQAVQGFGPRVHRRQLEQWLAAVQRAREIPEAQLPPPSAPHEGPPPPRAWAEKDPVAAARLSGARAAVGELAEKHSLPPENLITPDLVRRVSWEPPVNPTAENVGAALRALGARQWQVDLVAPAVAAAFVKAATAPATPPATQPELPEG; via the coding sequence GTGACCGACGCCGTAGCAGCCATCCCAGAAGAGACAGCCCCGGTCCCGCTCCTCGAACCGCGGGAGGGAATCCCCCCGGTCGTGGCGGACGCGAAGGCTCTCGCCGCCACCGTCGCCGCGTTCGCGGCGGGCACCGGACCGGTCGCCGTCGACGCCGAGCGGGCCTCCGGCTACCGCTACGGGCAGCGCGCGTACCTGATCCAGCTGCGGCGAGCCGGGTCCGGCACCGCGCTGATCGATCCGATCGCCTGTCCCGACCTCGGCGAACTCGGTGAGGCGCTGGCCGACGCCGAGTGGGTGGTCCACGCGGCCACCCAGGACCTGCCGTGTCTGGCCGAGGTGGGCATGAAGCCGCGCCTGCTGTTCGACACCGAGCTGGCCGGCCGGATCGCCGGGTTCCCCCGGGTGGGCCTGGGGCCGATGACCGAGAGCGTGCTCGGCCTGACCCTGGCGAAGGAGCACTCCGCGGTCGACTGGTCGACCCGCCCGCTGCCCGAGCCGTGGCTGCGCTACGCCGCCCTGGACGTCGAGGTGCTGGTCGAGCTGCGGAACGCACTCGAACAGGAGCTGGACGCCCAGGGCAAGCTCGGCTGGGCGATGGAGGAGTTCGCCGCGATCGCGAACGCCCCGAAGCCGGCGCCCCGGGTCGACCCCTGGCGCCGGACCTCGCAGCTGCACAAGGTGCGCCGGCGCCGGCAGCTGGCCGTCGTCCGGGAGCTGTGGCTGGCCCGGGACCGGATGGCGCAGGACCGCGACGTCTCCCCCGGCCGGGTGCTGTCGGACGCCGCGATCGTCAACGCGGCGCTGGCCGTGCCGCTGAACCTCGCCGCGCTGCAGGCCGTCCAGGGCTTCGGGCCGCGGGTGCACCGGCGCCAGCTGGAGCAGTGGCTGGCCGCGGTGCAGCGGGCCCGGGAGATCCCGGAGGCGCAGCTGCCGCCGCCGTCCGCGCCGCACGAGGGCCCGCCGCCGCCGCGCGCCTGGGCCGAGAAGGACCCGGTGGCGGCCGCCCGGCTGTCCGGGGCGCGGGCCGCGGTCGGCGAGCTGGCCGAGAAGCACAGCCTGCCGCCGGAGAACCTGATCACCCCCGACCTGGTGCGCCGGGTGTCCTGGGAGCCGCCGGTGAACCCGACGGCGGAGAACGTCGGGGCCGCCCTGCGCGCGCTGGGCGCCCGGCAGTGGCAGGTCGACCTGGTCGCCCCCGCGGTGGCCGCGGCCTTCGTGAAGGCCGCCACCGCTCCGGCCACGCCGCCGGCGACGCAGCCGGAGCTCCCCGAGGGGTGA
- a CDS encoding acetyl-CoA C-acyltransferase has protein sequence MPRTARDVVFVDGVRTPFGKAGPKGIYHETRADDLVVKCIRELVRRNPSLPVERIDEVAIAATTQIGDQGLTIGRTAALLAGLPKSVPGYSIDRMCAGALTAVTATAGGIAFGAYDVVVAGGVEHMGRHPMGEGVDPNPRFVSEKLVDESALFMGMTAENLHDRFPHITKERCDAYAVRSQEKAAKAYANGDIQPDLVPISIRNTNPDVGETGWGLATTDEPMRPGTTMESLAGLKTPFRPHGNITAGNSAGLNDGATASLLAAEDVAEELGLPVKMRLVSYAFAGVEPEVMGIGPVPATEKALAKAGLTIDDIQAFEVNEAFAVQVLAFLDHYGIADDDERVNPFGGAIAYGHPLASSGVRLMTQLARRFEQRPDVRYGLTTMCVGFGMGATVIWENPHFEGGK, from the coding sequence GTGCCTCGTACCGCGAGGGATGTCGTCTTTGTCGATGGCGTCCGCACCCCGTTCGGCAAGGCAGGCCCGAAGGGCATCTACCACGAGACGCGCGCCGACGACCTGGTCGTCAAGTGCATCCGGGAACTCGTGCGTCGTAACCCGAGCCTGCCCGTCGAGCGCATCGACGAGGTCGCCATCGCGGCCACCACGCAGATCGGCGACCAGGGCCTGACGATCGGCCGCACCGCCGCGCTGCTGGCCGGTCTGCCGAAGTCCGTCCCGGGCTACTCGATCGACCGCATGTGTGCCGGCGCGCTGACCGCCGTCACCGCCACCGCGGGCGGCATCGCCTTCGGCGCCTACGACGTCGTCGTGGCCGGCGGCGTCGAGCACATGGGCCGCCACCCGATGGGCGAGGGCGTCGACCCGAACCCGCGCTTCGTCTCCGAGAAGCTCGTCGACGAGTCCGCCCTGTTCATGGGGATGACCGCGGAGAACCTGCACGACCGGTTCCCGCACATCACCAAGGAGCGCTGCGACGCCTACGCGGTGCGCTCCCAGGAGAAGGCCGCCAAGGCGTACGCCAACGGCGACATCCAGCCGGACCTGGTGCCGATCTCGATCCGCAACACCAACCCCGACGTCGGCGAGACCGGCTGGGGCCTGGCGACCACGGACGAGCCGATGCGCCCGGGCACCACGATGGAGTCCCTGGCCGGCCTCAAGACCCCGTTCCGCCCGCACGGCAACATCACCGCGGGCAACTCGGCCGGTCTGAACGACGGCGCCACCGCCTCGCTGCTGGCCGCCGAGGACGTGGCCGAGGAGCTCGGCCTGCCGGTCAAGATGCGCCTGGTCTCGTACGCCTTCGCGGGCGTCGAGCCCGAGGTCATGGGCATCGGCCCGGTGCCGGCCACCGAGAAGGCGCTGGCCAAGGCCGGTCTGACGATCGACGACATCCAGGCCTTCGAGGTCAACGAGGCCTTCGCCGTCCAGGTGCTGGCCTTCCTCGACCACTACGGCATCGCGGACGACGACGAGCGGGTCAACCCGTTCGGCGGCGCCATCGCGTACGGCCACCCGCTGGCCTCCTCGGGCGTGCGCCTGATGACCCAGCTGGCCCGCCGCTTCGAGCAGCGCCCGGACGTCCGGTACGGCCTGACCACCATGTGCGTCGGGTTCGGCATGGGCGCGACCGTCATCTGGGAGAACCCGCACTTCGAGGGTGGTAAGTGA
- a CDS encoding 3-hydroxyacyl-CoA dehydrogenase NAD-binding domain-containing protein produces MSTTELLKRAAELFPGEVVTSAHVRHLDLPLQAGKLALITLDNGFDHTKPTTFGPGSLAKLSEALDQVEAEAADGKIVAVAVTGKPFIFAVGADLKGVEVLKEHSDALAIGKGGHDVFKRIAALPVPSFAFYNGAAMGGGVEVGLHCTYRTVSTGVPAFSLPEVFLGLVPGWGGCTILPNLIGPSKAIKVIVENSMSQNKQLRGKDVFELGIADAIFEPADFLEQSLLWASKVLTGATAVEREEIDRGKAWDDAVAWGRLIADSKVHGAAPAAYKALDIIQQVKDNDLQAGFDAEDVALADLIMSGELRAGLYAFNLVQRRAKRPFGAPDKSLARPVTKVGVVGAGLMASQLALLFARRLQVPVVLTDIDQERVDKGVGYVHAEIDKLLAKGRVSPDNANRLKGLVTGSLDKATAFGDADFVIEAVFEEMGVKQNVFADLEAVVSPTCVLATNTSSLSVTEMASKLQHPERVVGFHFFNPVAILPLLEIVRAEKTDDASLATAFGVARKLKKTAVLTKDAPAFVVNRILLRFMDAIQGAIDEGTPIETVEKAVLPLGLPMSPIVLLELVGPAIALHVSETLAAAFPERYTVSENLGKLVKAGKRGFYVWQDGQQVLDPEVLALLSFGTTVLTEEQVLARALDAVAQEIGLMLDEGVVGEAQDIDLCMITGAGWPFHLGGITPYLDREGVSERVNGKKFLAPGLASIPA; encoded by the coding sequence ATGAGCACCACTGAGCTGCTGAAGCGCGCCGCCGAGCTGTTCCCGGGCGAGGTCGTCACCTCCGCGCACGTACGGCACCTGGACCTGCCCCTGCAGGCCGGCAAGCTGGCGCTGATCACCCTGGACAACGGCTTCGACCACACCAAGCCGACCACCTTCGGCCCGGGCTCGCTGGCCAAGCTGTCCGAGGCGCTGGACCAGGTCGAGGCGGAGGCCGCGGACGGGAAGATCGTCGCGGTCGCCGTCACCGGCAAGCCGTTCATCTTCGCGGTCGGCGCCGACCTCAAGGGTGTCGAGGTGCTCAAGGAGCACAGCGACGCGCTGGCCATCGGCAAGGGCGGCCACGACGTCTTCAAGCGGATCGCCGCGCTGCCCGTCCCCAGCTTCGCCTTCTACAACGGCGCGGCGATGGGCGGCGGCGTCGAGGTCGGCCTGCACTGCACCTACCGCACGGTCAGCACGGGCGTCCCGGCGTTCTCGCTCCCCGAGGTCTTCCTGGGCCTGGTACCCGGCTGGGGCGGCTGCACGATCCTGCCGAACCTGATCGGCCCGTCCAAGGCGATCAAGGTCATCGTCGAGAACTCGATGAGCCAGAACAAGCAGCTGCGCGGCAAGGACGTCTTCGAGCTCGGCATCGCCGACGCGATCTTCGAGCCGGCCGACTTCCTGGAGCAGTCGCTGCTCTGGGCCTCCAAGGTGCTCACCGGCGCGACCGCCGTGGAGCGCGAGGAGATCGACCGCGGCAAGGCCTGGGACGACGCCGTCGCCTGGGGCCGCCTGATCGCCGACTCCAAGGTGCACGGCGCCGCGCCGGCCGCCTACAAGGCGCTGGACATCATCCAGCAGGTCAAGGACAACGACCTGCAGGCCGGCTTCGACGCCGAGGACGTGGCGCTGGCCGACCTCATCATGAGCGGCGAGCTGCGCGCGGGCCTGTACGCCTTCAACCTGGTGCAGCGCCGGGCCAAGCGTCCCTTCGGCGCCCCGGACAAGTCGCTGGCCCGCCCGGTCACCAAGGTCGGCGTCGTCGGCGCGGGCCTGATGGCCTCGCAGCTGGCACTGCTGTTCGCCCGCCGCCTCCAGGTGCCGGTGGTCCTCACCGACATCGACCAGGAGCGCGTCGACAAGGGTGTCGGCTACGTCCACGCCGAGATCGACAAGCTGCTGGCCAAGGGCCGGGTCAGCCCGGACAACGCCAACCGCCTCAAGGGCCTGGTCACCGGCTCGCTCGACAAGGCCACGGCCTTCGGCGACGCGGACTTCGTGATCGAGGCCGTGTTCGAGGAGATGGGCGTCAAGCAGAACGTCTTCGCGGACCTGGAGGCCGTGGTCTCGCCGACCTGCGTGCTGGCCACCAACACCTCCTCCCTCTCGGTCACCGAGATGGCGTCGAAGCTGCAGCACCCCGAGCGGGTCGTGGGCTTCCACTTCTTCAACCCGGTCGCGATCCTCCCGCTGCTGGAGATCGTCCGCGCGGAGAAGACCGACGACGCCTCGCTGGCCACCGCCTTCGGCGTGGCCCGCAAGCTGAAGAAGACGGCCGTCCTGACCAAGGACGCCCCGGCGTTCGTGGTGAACCGGATCCTGCTGCGCTTCATGGACGCGATCCAGGGCGCCATCGACGAGGGCACCCCGATCGAGACCGTCGAGAAGGCCGTGCTGCCGCTCGGCCTGCCGATGTCCCCGATCGTGCTCCTGGAGCTGGTCGGCCCGGCCATCGCCCTGCACGTGTCGGAGACCCTGGCCGCGGCCTTCCCGGAGCGCTACACCGTCTCCGAGAACCTCGGCAAGCTGGTCAAGGCCGGCAAGCGCGGCTTCTACGTCTGGCAGGACGGCCAGCAGGTGCTGGACCCCGAGGTCCTGGCGCTGCTCTCGTTCGGCACCACCGTGCTGACCGAGGAGCAGGTGCTGGCCCGCGCCCTCGACGCGGTGGCGCAGGAGATCGGCCTGATGCTCGACGAGGGCGTCGTCGGCGAGGCGCAGGACATCGACCTGTGCATGATCACCGGCGCCGGCTGGCCCTTCCACCTGGGCGGGATCACCCCGTACCTGGACCGTGAGGGCGTCTCCGAGCGGGTGAACGGCAAGAAGTTCCTCGCCCCCGGCCTGGCCAGCATCCCGGCCTGA